In Fructilactobacillus cliffordii, a single genomic region encodes these proteins:
- a CDS encoding NAD(P)H-dependent flavin oxidoreductase: protein MQNRVTEILGTRYPLIQAPMNWLTDARLVAAVTNAGGLGTFGPNAGRDSLAQNGMEIMEHQIKMAQKLTNGPIAMTLGLNPQGEDQSYAQQVLERSLALGIRYFLVGGEPDETIYHEVKEAGATLIARSYNPTPAEAQRQVELGADLIVATGYDEGGVIPTHGNGTFTTVPRIADAVSIPVLAAGGINDVRGVRAAMALGAEGVFVGSRFLVTQEARTAPVTKQKIMASTAEDLLLVAPNQRSLRNRRMEELANQFREGDHTTFHKTRELGGVRPAMLHGELEAGEVTVNTGLDLIQTEPTVAELINDLMQDFH, encoded by the coding sequence ATGCAAAATCGTGTAACAGAGATTTTAGGCACTCGTTATCCCTTGATTCAAGCACCCATGAACTGGCTGACGGATGCGCGATTAGTCGCAGCTGTCACCAATGCGGGCGGATTAGGGACGTTTGGTCCCAATGCGGGACGAGATTCATTAGCACAGAACGGCATGGAAATCATGGAACACCAAATTAAAATGGCCCAGAAACTCACCAACGGACCGATTGCGATGACCTTGGGATTGAATCCACAGGGAGAAGACCAATCGTACGCGCAGCAAGTGTTAGAGCGTTCGTTAGCCCTTGGGATTCGTTATTTTTTGGTGGGTGGTGAACCGGATGAAACCATTTATCACGAGGTCAAGGAGGCGGGCGCCACGTTGATTGCCCGTAGCTATAATCCGACACCCGCTGAAGCCCAACGGCAGGTCGAACTGGGCGCGGACCTAATCGTTGCGACTGGATACGACGAAGGGGGCGTGATTCCGACCCATGGGAACGGGACCTTTACTACGGTGCCACGGATTGCGGATGCCGTTTCGATTCCGGTGTTAGCGGCCGGTGGCATTAACGACGTCCGTGGCGTGCGGGCTGCCATGGCACTGGGAGCTGAAGGGGTCTTTGTCGGCAGTCGCTTTTTAGTGACACAGGAAGCCCGGACGGCCCCGGTTACCAAACAAAAGATTATGGCTAGTACCGCTGAAGATCTGTTGCTGGTGGCACCTAACCAACGTTCACTTCGCAATCGGCGGATGGAAGAACTCGCCAATCAATTTCGGGAGGGGGACCACACGACCTTCCACAAAACACGGGAACTCGGGGGCGTCCGACCAGCCATGTTGCACGGTGAACTGGAAGCCGGTGAAGTTACCGTCAACACTGGTTTGGATTTGATTCAAACGGAACCGACTGTTGCCGAATTAATTAATGATTTAATGCAAGATTTCCATTAA
- a CDS encoding NAD(P)H-binding protein, with protein MKIMIIGGSGRVGNALTHDLLQNPANEITIAVGHPEKEAAQALAALDHVTVEKLELGIIGLPELTNLETGFDAIYFVAGSRGHDLVNVDSFGAIKTMIAAENAHVDRYIMLSSFGALDIDSWLNNEHYASLQAYQAAKFMADDYLSHRTNLNYTILQPSSLTEEPGTGLVTLNPTHNAASNPIPDVAAVLAASLQNHHTDHQVITMEGGQTPIETALDQL; from the coding sequence ATGAAAATTATGATTATTGGTGGTTCCGGACGAGTGGGAAACGCCTTAACGCACGACTTGCTCCAGAATCCAGCAAACGAAATTACAATTGCCGTCGGCCATCCAGAAAAGGAAGCAGCCCAAGCCCTGGCTGCACTGGACCACGTAACGGTTGAAAAGTTGGAACTGGGGATCATCGGTTTACCAGAACTTACTAATCTGGAAACCGGCTTTGATGCGATTTACTTTGTCGCTGGCTCGCGGGGCCACGATTTGGTCAACGTCGATAGCTTTGGAGCCATCAAAACGATGATTGCTGCCGAAAACGCGCACGTCGACCGCTACATTATGCTCAGTTCGTTTGGCGCTTTAGACATCGATAGTTGGCTTAACAACGAACACTACGCTAGTTTACAAGCCTACCAAGCTGCTAAGTTCATGGCTGACGACTATTTGAGCCACCGGACGAACTTGAACTACACCATTTTACAACCCAGTTCGTTAACGGAAGAACCAGGGACAGGCTTAGTGACCCTTAATCCAACTCACAACGCCGCTAGCAATCCGATTCCCGACGTGGCAGCCGTGTTAGCAGCTAGTCTGCAGAATCACCACACAGACCATCAAGTAATTACGATGGAAGGCGGACAAACTCCGATTGAAACGGCGCTTGATCAACTTTAA